One genomic segment of Choristoneura fumiferana chromosome Z, NRCan_CFum_1, whole genome shotgun sequence includes these proteins:
- the LOC141440493 gene encoding protein crumbs homolog 3-like, whose product MRSVSSSSEGGDSTSSTVLIAVGCALLAAALAALALGALCAQARRKRATRGTYSPSGQEYCNPRAEMMHHALKPPPEERLI is encoded by the exons ATGCGG AGCGTGTCATCATCCTCGGAAGGCGGGGACTCGACCTCCTCCACAGTGCTGATCGCGGTGGGCTGCGCTTTGCTCGCCGCGGCGCTCGCGGCGCTCGCTCTGGGCGCGCTCTGTGCGCAGGCGCGGCGCAAGCGGGCCACCAGAGGGACGTACTCGCCCTCCGGACAGGAGTACTGCAACCCGCGCGCTGAGATGATGCATCACGCGCTCAAACCGCCGCCGGAGGAGCGGCTGATATAG